The following proteins are encoded in a genomic region of Triticum dicoccoides isolate Atlit2015 ecotype Zavitan chromosome 1B, WEW_v2.0, whole genome shotgun sequence:
- the LOC119311302 gene encoding uncharacterized protein LOC119311302 — MDMDCPQKKLGSVDGGKTPPLLLAAQLAKKAIAASPFPDAHRMASAWAFVTAWFFPVSIVLGSAIDLLLCSQLLWCLLEREGGTPIDSALWIALWCCPALQAVVAALALLLPSRHRRIRRLGRHRRPFFDGQPHPPLCRCPSRDRARIPPAHRLVRLRRGGAGAAAPVPPPPDPPCPRLPRGRHRRPLCFGQLGPPRRHKTPHLLDRLLGDNLHPGGGRPPQLPGPPPGR, encoded by the exons ATGGACATGGACTGCCCGCAGAAGAAGCTTGGATCCGTGGACGGCGGCAAGACGCCTCCTCTGCTGCttgcggcccagctggccaagaAGGCGATAGCCGCTTCTCCGTTCCCGGACGCACACCGGATGGCCAGCGCTTGGGCGTTCGTCACCGCCTGGTTCTTCCCCGTCTCCATCGTCTTGGGCTCCGCCATCGACCTTCTACTCTGCAGCCAG CTGCTGTGGTGCCTACTGGAGCGCGAGGGGGGCACGCCCATAGACAGTGCCCTCTGGATCGCGCTGTGGTGCTGCCCCGCACTCCAGGCGGTCGTGGCGGCGCTGGCTCTGCTGCTCCCGTCCCGCCACCGCCGGATCCGCCGTCTCGGTCGCCATCGTCGGCCATTCTTTGATGGCCAGCCTCATCCCCCTCTCTGTCGCTGCCCATCCAGGGACAGGGCTAGGATACCTCCTGCTCATCGTCTTGTTCGTCTGCGCCGCGGCGGCGCTGGCGCAGCTGCTCCCGTGCCTCCCCCTCCGGATCCGCCGTGCCCTCGCCTACCTCGCGGTCGCCATCGTCGGCCTCTGTGTTTTGGCCAGCTTGGTCCTCCCCGCCGACACAAGACTCCTCATCTTCTTGATCGGCTACTCGGCGATAATCTTCACCCTGGGGGTGGGCGACCTCCTCAGCTTCCTGGCCCTCCTCCTGGAAGGTGA